A genome region from Aurantiacibacter sp. MUD61 includes the following:
- a CDS encoding DUF885 domain-containing protein: protein MTAKLLRNAALATSAFALTACAASPMPQSTASTNSPIAAEATVPSDINTFFDMYDSASLELSPQTKAYRGIRDEDYGLWNDPSAEAEEAQRAMRMSFLARMQMGYDLSALEGQDALSYRLFEATNARSELLYPFREYGYIFDQMNGAQSGIPAFLINTHAVQNADHARAYVERIEGIGPYLDTLIARSAERAADGVMPPDWVYPYVLSDITNLLDAGLDNAVLEDFRSEVAELDISEDERGSLIADAEAAWSSSAAPAYGRLRSEMLRQQGFAPTDDGIWRFDRGAEYYDALLSYYTTTDLSADEIHQIGLREVDRIHGEMRAIMEQVGFEGTLQEFFEYTRNGDQFFHTSREDYLAEVDQVVAAMEERLPDYFITLPEYDLQVKPVEAFREQSAGKAFYQSPAPDGSRPGTYYVNLYNLRDMSRNELEALAYHEAVPGHHMQRAIQTGLGDLPPFRRFGGFTAYTEGWGLYSEELPKEMGFYTDPYSDFGRLGMELWRACRLVVDTGMHHHRWSREEGIAYLTENTPNPDGDIRKAIERYLVYPGQATAYMIGKLKIMELRERARTQLGDDFDIRQFHEVVLTNGPVPLDILEEQVDDWIAAEMQ, encoded by the coding sequence ATGACAGCCAAGCTTTTGCGCAATGCAGCCCTTGCTACCAGCGCGTTCGCCCTGACCGCATGTGCCGCCAGCCCGATGCCGCAGAGCACAGCTTCGACCAATTCGCCCATTGCAGCTGAGGCGACAGTACCCTCCGACATCAACACCTTCTTCGACATGTACGACAGCGCGTCGCTTGAATTGTCGCCGCAGACCAAGGCCTATCGCGGCATAAGGGACGAGGATTACGGCCTCTGGAATGACCCATCCGCCGAAGCGGAAGAGGCGCAGCGGGCGATGCGGATGTCCTTCCTGGCTCGCATGCAAATGGGCTATGATCTGAGTGCGCTCGAAGGGCAGGATGCGCTGTCTTACCGCCTGTTTGAAGCGACCAATGCGCGATCGGAACTGCTCTATCCCTTCCGTGAATATGGCTACATCTTCGACCAGATGAACGGCGCGCAGAGCGGCATTCCGGCATTCCTCATCAACACGCATGCGGTGCAGAATGCCGACCATGCCCGCGCCTATGTCGAGCGTATTGAAGGCATCGGCCCCTATCTCGATACGCTGATCGCCCGCTCTGCCGAGCGTGCCGCCGATGGCGTCATGCCGCCCGACTGGGTTTATCCTTATGTTCTGTCGGACATCACAAATCTGCTCGATGCGGGGCTCGACAATGCCGTGCTCGAAGATTTTCGGAGCGAAGTGGCCGAGCTCGACATCAGCGAAGATGAACGCGGCAGCCTGATCGCCGATGCCGAAGCCGCGTGGTCGTCCTCTGCTGCACCAGCCTACGGCCGATTGCGTTCCGAAATGCTGCGCCAGCAGGGCTTTGCGCCGACCGACGACGGTATCTGGCGCTTCGATCGCGGGGCGGAATATTACGATGCGTTGCTGAGTTATTACACGACCACCGATCTCAGCGCCGATGAGATCCACCAGATTGGGCTGCGCGAAGTCGACCGGATTCACGGCGAAATGCGCGCGATTATGGAGCAGGTCGGATTTGAAGGGACCTTGCAGGAGTTCTTCGAATACACCCGCAATGGAGACCAGTTCTTCCACACCAGCCGCGAGGACTACCTGGCCGAGGTCGATCAGGTGGTCGCTGCGATGGAAGAACGGCTTCCCGATTATTTCATCACCCTGCCGGAATACGATCTGCAGGTGAAACCCGTCGAAGCCTTCCGCGAGCAGAGTGCGGGCAAGGCGTTTTACCAGAGTCCAGCGCCCGACGGCTCGCGCCCCGGCACCTATTACGTCAATCTTTACAATCTGCGCGATATGAGCCGGAACGAGCTCGAGGCGCTCGCCTATCATGAGGCTGTTCCCGGCCATCACATGCAGCGCGCGATCCAGACCGGGCTCGGCGATCTGCCGCCTTTCCGCCGCTTCGGTGGCTTTACCGCCTACACCGAAGGCTGGGGCCTCTATTCCGAAGAGCTGCCGAAGGAGATGGGCTTCTACACCGATCCCTATTCCGATTTCGGACGGCTCGGCATGGAATTGTGGCGTGCCTGCCGCCTGGTGGTGGACACCGGAATGCATCATCACCGCTGGAGCCGGGAAGAAGGCATCGCCTATCTCACCGAAAACACGCCCAATCCCGATGGCGATATCCGCAAGGCGATTGAGCGCTATCTCGTCTATCCGGGGCAGGCGACCGCTTACATGATCGGCAAGCTGAAGATCATGGAGCTGCGCGAACGCGCACGGACCCAGCTGGGCGATGACTTCGACATCCGGCAATTCCACGAAGTGGTGCTGACGAACGGGCCTGTCCCGCTCGACATCCTCGAAGAACAGGTCGATGATTGGATTGCCGCAGAAATGCAGTGA
- a CDS encoding helix-turn-helix domain-containing protein has translation MSFPFSLTYYDPPEHLKRHLTVLFHFATDAELTEDAVSGALAQFNIFPCGTGEIAFDGPAHPVTAKANLSAGTTVAAKFRMKGPWHAIGATLTPLGWAALTKEPAQRHINRYFPAEELLGSEVTDFSEALSARYVSGELTPEDACSALGDWIAAHLGTVSPQHERLIEQTITWLGSALNPDIEDLFPTLNYSRRQAERLVERFFGLPPAAVARKFRAIRASAMLAKEDLSDAEAAAIAEAFYDQPHMVREISRYCGYTPKRLGGDGQPILKTLLQMKNFHRLQEFRAS, from the coding sequence ATGTCGTTTCCCTTTTCCCTTACGTACTATGATCCGCCCGAACATCTGAAGCGGCACCTCACCGTGCTGTTTCACTTCGCCACGGATGCAGAGCTTACCGAGGATGCGGTGTCGGGCGCGCTGGCGCAGTTTAATATCTTTCCCTGCGGGACGGGAGAGATCGCCTTCGATGGGCCAGCCCATCCCGTCACGGCGAAAGCGAATCTATCCGCCGGCACGACGGTCGCTGCAAAGTTCCGGATGAAGGGGCCGTGGCATGCGATCGGCGCTACGCTGACCCCGCTTGGCTGGGCGGCGCTCACCAAAGAGCCGGCACAGCGTCACATCAATCGCTACTTCCCGGCGGAGGAATTGCTCGGGAGCGAGGTCACCGACTTCAGCGAAGCATTGAGCGCCAGATATGTGTCGGGTGAATTGACGCCCGAAGACGCCTGTTCTGCGCTCGGAGACTGGATCGCCGCGCATCTGGGTACGGTTTCGCCGCAGCATGAGAGATTGATTGAGCAGACGATCACGTGGCTCGGCAGCGCGCTCAATCCCGATATCGAAGACCTCTTCCCGACTCTTAATTATTCGCGCAGGCAGGCCGAGCGGCTGGTCGAGCGGTTCTTCGGCCTCCCGCCGGCGGCGGTCGCCCGGAAATTCCGCGCCATCCGCGCCTCGGCGATGCTTGCGAAAGAGGATTTGTCGGATGCCGAGGCGGCGGCGATCGCGGAAGCATTCTACGATCAGCCGCATATGGTCCGCGAGATCAGCCGCTACTGTGGCTACACGCCGAAGCGGCTCGGCGGCGATGGGCAGCCGATCCTGAAGACCTTGCTGCAGATGAAGAATTTCCACCGCCTGCAGGAATTCCGGGCTTCTTAG